A part of Pirellulaceae bacterium genomic DNA contains:
- a CDS encoding glycine zipper 2TM domain-containing protein yields MILRISLVVIASMASLNSCWAQRYTTQGAVVGGATGAVIGGLIGKQSQKTTGGALIGGAVGAVAGGMMGRSYDNQQTRQHQAHQQALHNQQQQFYAQQQAVVQSGVTTTDVLSMTRSGLAESVIIAQINARGMQRRLEVNDIISLHQQGVSDTVLTAMQTAPLAGQSTTAPGYAHPTPTHRGTVIHEQPVIYSNSPRPHPVYQRHYRW; encoded by the coding sequence ATGATTTTGCGCATTAGTTTAGTAGTAATTGCTAGCATGGCGTCGCTGAACTCCTGCTGGGCCCAGCGCTACACAACGCAGGGTGCCGTTGTCGGAGGTGCTACGGGCGCGGTCATCGGTGGCTTGATTGGCAAGCAGAGTCAAAAAACTACTGGCGGCGCGCTGATCGGTGGGGCCGTTGGTGCTGTGGCGGGCGGCATGATGGGCCGTTCGTACGACAACCAGCAAACTCGACAACATCAGGCTCATCAACAAGCCCTGCACAATCAACAGCAGCAATTCTACGCCCAACAACAAGCGGTTGTACAATCGGGCGTCACTACCACCGATGTCCTGTCGATGACCCGTAGCGGCCTGGCAGAATCGGTCATCATCGCTCAGATCAATGCGCGTGGTATGCAGCGACGATTGGAGGTGAATGACATCATTTCATTGCACCAGCAAGGTGTCAGTGATACGGTTTTAACAGCCATGCAGACTGCGCCACTGGCGGGACAGTCTACGACCGCTCCCGGTTACGCTCATCCAACCCCTACTCACCGCGGCACCGTCATTCACGAGCAACCAGTGATCTACAGCAATTCGCCGCGGCCCCACCCAGTCTATCAACGCCATTATCGCTGGTGA
- a CDS encoding ZIP family metal transporter, with translation MEWLNEFLNDRGPVVAALLATLFTWLMTALGAALVFPFKTVHRSLFDGLLGFTGGVMIAASYWSLLSPSIELAQQQGVPGWLPAAIGFALGAMFMYGLDKLLPHLHINFPAKDAEGISTNWHRTTLLILAITLHNIPEGLAVGVLFGGAALGLPEASLGAAVALAIGIGIQNFPEGVAVAMPLRREGVSRLRSFWYGQLSAIVEPIAGVAGAVAVMFFQPVLPYALSFAAGAMIYVVVEEVIPETQRDKYTDVATLGFMGGFIVMMCLDVGLS, from the coding sequence ATGGAGTGGCTAAATGAATTCTTAAACGATCGTGGTCCGGTCGTGGCCGCATTGTTGGCGACCCTGTTTACGTGGCTGATGACGGCCCTGGGCGCGGCTTTGGTGTTTCCGTTCAAGACCGTGCACAGGTCACTGTTTGATGGACTACTCGGGTTTACTGGGGGCGTGATGATTGCAGCCAGTTACTGGTCGCTGCTGTCGCCGTCGATTGAATTAGCTCAGCAGCAAGGAGTTCCCGGTTGGTTGCCTGCCGCGATCGGCTTTGCACTGGGTGCCATGTTCATGTATGGACTGGATAAGCTGCTGCCGCACCTGCACATCAATTTCCCAGCGAAGGACGCCGAGGGAATAAGCACCAATTGGCATCGCACAACCCTGTTGATCTTGGCCATCACACTGCACAACATTCCGGAAGGTTTGGCGGTAGGGGTGCTGTTTGGAGGTGCCGCGTTGGGATTACCCGAAGCTTCACTCGGAGCTGCAGTGGCTTTGGCCATAGGTATCGGAATCCAGAATTTTCCAGAGGGTGTTGCTGTGGCCATGCCTCTGAGACGCGAGGGCGTTTCGCGCCTGCGATCGTTTTGGTATGGCCAATTGAGCGCAATCGTGGAACCGATCGCTGGAGTGGCCGGAGCCGTGGCCGTAATGTTCTTCCAGCCTGTGCTGCCCTACGCGCTGTCTTTTGCGGCTGGAGCCATGATCTACGTGGTTGTCGAAGAGGTGATCCCGGAAACGCAGCGCGATAAATACACCGACGTGGCTACGTTGGGCTTCATGGGCGGCTTTATCGTGATGATGTGCCTGGACGTCGGATTAAGCTAA
- a CDS encoding DUF1501 domain-containing protein has protein sequence MAIHRNCQGMVRRDCIKLGLGAMVVGGLTEALRLRQATASTVAPRPTACILIWLDGGPSHFETFDPKPEAAVEIRGEFSAISTKVPGMMFSENMSRLAAISDKLTIVRSIRHDQNNHGAGNHYMMTGAPTRIPVSCGAYVSFHPSMGSVVSAERGAPPGVPPYFALPSQTRSGGPNFLGPKHAPFVVADDPNSKSFRVRDVTLPEGLDDGRTLARRELRQQLDGMLRFRDRAMADPVLGADESYQQALSLMTSSAALEAFDIHREPNSIREAYGRNRFGQQALLARRLIEAGVPFVTINNGGWDHHSEIFERFRTQGRELDSVVAALISDLDQRGMLDSTLVIVMGEFGRTPAISTLADRKSPGRDHWSSAISVLLAGCGTPGGQVVGATDKNGYTAVENIYAPENLASSVYLKLGIDPNKILMTDVGRPAHLVSDPRPIREVMG, from the coding sequence ATGGCTATCCATCGCAATTGTCAGGGTATGGTCCGTCGAGACTGCATCAAGCTCGGGTTGGGCGCGATGGTGGTTGGTGGCTTGACTGAAGCACTCAGATTACGTCAAGCTACAGCCAGCACTGTTGCCCCGCGACCTACCGCCTGCATCTTGATATGGCTGGATGGTGGTCCAAGCCATTTTGAAACTTTCGATCCCAAGCCAGAGGCCGCCGTTGAGATTCGTGGAGAATTTTCAGCCATCTCGACCAAGGTACCCGGGATGATGTTTTCTGAGAACATGTCGCGGCTTGCAGCGATCAGCGACAAGCTGACCATCGTTCGCTCGATTCGCCATGATCAAAATAACCATGGTGCCGGCAATCATTACATGATGACCGGTGCGCCCACCCGGATTCCGGTAAGCTGTGGTGCATACGTGAGCTTCCATCCGAGCATGGGCTCGGTAGTGTCAGCCGAGCGGGGGGCTCCCCCAGGCGTGCCGCCGTACTTTGCACTGCCGTCCCAAACGCGTTCTGGCGGCCCCAATTTTTTAGGCCCCAAGCACGCGCCATTTGTGGTAGCCGATGACCCGAACAGCAAATCCTTTCGAGTTCGCGACGTAACGCTGCCGGAAGGCCTGGATGATGGCCGAACGCTTGCCCGACGTGAGCTGCGCCAACAATTGGACGGCATGTTGCGGTTCCGTGATCGCGCGATGGCTGACCCAGTCCTGGGTGCCGATGAAAGTTATCAACAGGCATTATCGCTAATGACGTCATCGGCGGCGTTGGAAGCGTTCGATATTCATCGCGAGCCGAACTCGATCCGCGAAGCATATGGGCGCAATCGGTTTGGGCAACAAGCCTTGCTTGCTCGACGGTTGATTGAAGCCGGCGTACCCTTCGTCACGATCAACAATGGCGGCTGGGATCATCACAGTGAGATATTCGAGCGTTTTCGCACGCAAGGTCGTGAACTCGATTCGGTTGTAGCCGCCTTGATCAGCGATCTTGATCAGCGCGGCATGTTGGACTCAACTCTGGTAATTGTCATGGGTGAGTTTGGTCGCACACCTGCGATTTCGACGCTGGCCGACCGCAAGTCGCCGGGCCGCGATCATTGGTCGAGTGCCATTTCCGTGTTGTTAGCCGGTTGTGGTACTCCCGGCGGGCAAGTGGTGGGCGCAACCGACAAGAATGGCTATACAGCCGTAGAAAACATCTACGCTCCGGAGAATCTGGCGTCATCGGTTTATCTCAAGTTAGGCATCGATCCCAACAAGATATTGATGACCGATGTGGGCCGTCCCGCTCACCTGGTTTCTGATCCCAGACCCATTCGCGAAGTCATGGGCTAG